A genomic window from Brassica oleracea var. oleracea cultivar TO1000 chromosome C8, BOL, whole genome shotgun sequence includes:
- the LOC106312619 gene encoding protein ASPARTIC PROTEASE IN GUARD CELL 2-like: MRIQLLFLFISLLILNSESLNCNGNSPQGHPSDLRVFHIDSPCSPYKQPNTVSWESTLTKDNARLQYLSSLAVGKKPWVPIASGRSIVQSPTYIVRANIGTPAQPMLVALDTSNDVTWVPCSACVGCASSVLFDPSKSSSSRTVQCEASQCKQAPNPTCTVSKSCGFNMTYGGSTITASLTQDTLTLANDAIPGYTFGCINKATGTSLPAQGLMGLGRGPLSLISQTQNLYKSTFSYCLPNSKSSSFSGTLRLGPKFQPVRIKTTPLLKNPRRSSLYYVNMVGIRVGNKIVDIPPSALAFNPATGAGTIFDSGTVYTRLVEPAYVAVRNEFRRRVKNANATSLGGFDTCYSGSVVFPSVTFMFAGMNVTLPPDNLLIHSSSGSTSCLAMAAAPNNVNSVLNVIASMQQQNHRVLIDLPNSRLGISRETCT, encoded by the exons ATGAGAATCCAACTCCTCTTTTTATTCATCTCTCTCTTAATCTTGAACTCTGAATCACTAAACTGCAATGGAAATAGCCCACAAGGCCACCCCTCAGATCTAAGAGTGTTCCACATTGACAGTCCTTGCTCTCCATACAAACAACCAAACACTGTCTCATGGGAAAGCACACTTACTAAAGACAATGCTCGTCTCCAGTACTTGTCAAGCCTCGCCGTTGGTAAGAAACCTTGGGTCCCAATCGCCTCGGGACGTTCCATCGTTCAGAGCCCGACTTACATCGTGAGGGCTAACATTGGGACACCGGCCCAGCCCATGCTCGTGGCTCTTGACACTAGCAATGACGTTACTTGGGTTCCTTGTTCTGCTTGCGTTGGTTGTGCTTCCTCTGTTCTCTTTGACCCTTCAAAGTCAAGCTCTTCTCGCACTGTTCAATGCGAAGCTTCCCAATGTAAACAG GCTCCAAATCCAACGTGCACGGTGAGCAAATCATGTGGCTTCAATATGACTTACGGTGGATCAACCATCACAGCATCTCTGACACAAGATACGCTAACATTAGCCAATGACGCCATCCCAGGCTACACTTTTGGGTGCATCAACAAAGCCACCGGAACATCGTTGCCAGCGCAAGGACTCATGGGTTTAGGTCGTGGTCCATTGTCTTTAATCTCACAGACGCAAAACCTTTACAAGTCTACATTTTCGTATTGCTTGCCTAATAGTAAGTCAAGCAGTTTCTCCGGAACGTTAAGATTAGGCCCTAAGTTTCAACCAGTTAGGATCAAGACCACTCCATTGTTAAAGAACCCAAGGAGATCATCGCTTTACTATGTTAACATGGTTGGGATTCGTGTTGGTAATAAAATTGTGGATATTCCTCCAAGTGCACTTGCCTTTAACCCGGCCACAGGAGCTGGCACCATCTTTGACTCCG GGACGGTCTACACGAGGCTAGTGGAACCAGCTTACGTTGCCGTGAGAAATGAGTTCAGGCGACGGGTCAAGAACGCCAACGCAACATCACTCGGAGGTTTCGACACTTGTTACTCCGGCTCCGTCGTGTTCCCATCGGTCACGTTTATGTTCGCGGGAATGAACGTGACTCTGCCTCCGGACAATCTTCTCATCCACAGCTCCTCCGGTAGCACAAGCTGTCTCGCCATGGCCGCAGCTCCGAACAACGTAAACTCCGTCCTTAACGTCATTGCTAGCATGCAGCAACAGAACCACCGTGTCCTCATCGACCTTCCCAATTCCAGGCTCGGCATTTCACGTGAAACATGCACCTAA
- the LOC106311878 gene encoding protein SHI RELATED SEQUENCE 5-like yields the protein MGCVLLRHKYQCSMNQIVFQFSSHIFFVQIGSGEIPDETTLVCSRGSDSALELLSTCKLANLTVKAELGCCLLHRSGRLTIDGCVLQCETNPLDHLSCPIVSTAGGDEEDNLSCHVEVKETVVEKIKGNSVTGKLHGGGDVNNKSSRNSNVEEKVCKDCGNRAKKECLFERCRTCCKSRGYNCATHVKSTWVPSSHRRSVSRSSSSSSDRNKKLKIDSSDKPKSVLIVPTTTSRQETSFKERLPGKIEAPAVFKRTRVTAVSNNEQAEIGYQATVTISGHVFKGFLHYYGVDHNKSFLCLSNK from the exons ATGGGTTGTGTGCTGCTAAGGCATAAGTACCAGTGTTCAATGAATCAAATAGTATTTCAGTTTTCATCTCATATTTTCTTTGTTCAGATTGGTAGTGGCGAGATTCCTGATGAAACCACCCTTGTATGTTCTAGAGGATCAGACAG TGCCCTGGAGTTGCTATCAACCTGCAAGCTAGCGAATCTAACAGTAAAAGCCGAGCTTGGCTGCTGCTTGCTTCACAGGAGTGGAAGGCTAACGATTGATGGATGTGTGCTTCAATGTGAAACAAACCCTTTGGATCATCTCTCATGCCCAATCGTGAGCACTGCTGGAGGAGATGAAGAAGATAACTTGAGCTGCCATGTGGAAGTTAAGGAAACTGTTGTTGAAAAGATTAAGGGAAACAGTGTGACTGGTAAACTTCACGGGGGGGGGGACGTTAACAACAAGTCGTCGAGGAACAGTAATGTTGAAGAGAAAGTATGCAAAGATTGTGGGAACAGAGCAAAGAAAGAGTGTCTGTTCGAAAGGTGTAGGACTTGCTGCAAAAGCAGAGGATACAACTGTGCCACTCACGTGAAGAGCACGTGGGTTCCTTCTTCTCATCGTCGCTCCGTGAGCCGCTCTTCTTCTTCGTCTTCCGACAGGAACAAGAAGCTCAAAATCGATTCTTCCGACAAACCCAAAAGTGTCTTGATCGTTCCGACAACCACTTCTCGCCAAG AGACAAGCTTCAAGGAAAGATTACCGGGAAAAATCGAAGCTCCGGCGGTTTTTAAACGGACGAGAGTAACAGCGGTAAGCAACAACGAACAAGCAGAGATCGGTTATCAAGCGACTGTAACCATAAGTGGTCATGTCTTCAAAGGCTTTCTTCATTACTATGGTGTTGATCACAACAAATCATTTCTCTGTCTTTCTAATAAATGA
- the LOC106311879 gene encoding LOW QUALITY PROTEIN: endochitinase PR4-like (The sequence of the model RefSeq protein was modified relative to this genomic sequence to represent the inferred CDS: deleted 1 base in 1 codon), whose protein sequence is MLTHAISKPILIVTILLVLQAFYTTTKAQNCGCSPDLCCSQFGFCGSTSDYCGVGVCQQEPCFAPPPANGVSVDEIVTQEFFNGIIDQAESSCAGNGFYSRGAFLEALESYSRFARIGSVDDSRREIAAFFAHVTHETGHFCYIEEINGPSRDYCDENATQYPCNPNKGYYGRGPIQLSWNFNYGPAGTAIGFDGLNAPETVATDPVISFKTALWYWTNRVQPVISQGFGATIRAINGALECDGANSATVQARVRYYTEYCRQLGVDPGNNLIC, encoded by the exons ATGTTGACTCACGCTATTTCTAAACCCATCCTCATAGTAACCATTCTATTAGTTCTACAAGCTTTCTATACCACAACAAAGGCTCAAAACTGTGGTTGTTCGCCAGACCTATGTTGTAGTCAGTTCGGTTTCTGCGGTAGCACTTCAGACTATTGTGGTGTAGGT GTCTGTCAACAAGAGCCTTGTTTTGCCCCTCCTCCTGCAAACGGTGTCTCGGTTGATGAAATTGTCACACAAGAATTCTTCAATGGAATCATCGACCAAGCCGAGTCTAGTTGCGCTGGTAATGGATTTTACAGCCGAGGAGCTTTTCTTGAGGCCTTAGAGTCATATTCCCGTTTCGCTAGGATTGGTTCGGTCGATGATTCTAGGCGTGAGATCGCAGCCTTCTTTGCCCATGTCACGCATGAAACTGGAC ATTTTTGCTACATAGAAGAAATAAACGGACCCTCAAGGGATTATTGCGACGAGAACGCGACGCAGTATCCATGCAATCCCAACAAAGGCTATTACGGCCGCGGACCGATCCAACTCTCTTGGAATTTCAACTACGGGCCAGCTGGAACCGCGATTGGTTTTGACGGTCTCAACGCACCAGAAACAGTAGCCACGGATCCAGTCATATCCTTCAAGACCGCCTTGTGGTACTGGACCAATAGAGTTCAGCCTGTTATCTCACAAGGCTTTGGTGCAACAATCCGAGCCATCAACGGCGCTCTGGAGTGCGACGGAGCCAACTCAGCCACGGTTCAAGCTAGAGTTCGTTACTACACTGAATATTGTCGTCAGTTAGGTGTTGACCCCGGAAACAACCTCATTTGCTAA
- the LOC106311881 gene encoding protein SHI RELATED SEQUENCE 6-like, translating to MLGLRNTVFLNQPPSQITQPSLVNFTGADVNNKSSRNSNVEEKVCKDCGNRAKKECLFERCRTCCKSRGYNCATHVKSTWVPSSHRRSVSRSSSSSSDRNKKLKIDSSDKPKSVEIVPTTTSRQETSFKEGLPGKIEAPAVFKRTRVTAVSNNEQAEIGYQATVTISGHAFKGFLHYYGVDHNKSFPCLSNK from the exons ATGCTAGGCCTCCGCAACACCGTCTTCTTAAATCAACCACCGTCGCAGATTACGCAGCCGTCGCTGGTAAACTTCACGGGGGCGGACGTTAATAACAAGTCGTCGAGGAACAGTAATGTTGAAGAGAAAGTATGCAAAGATTGTGGGAACAGAGCAAAGAAAGAGTGTCTGTTCGAAAGGTGTAGGACTTGCTGCAAAAGCAGAGGATACAACTGTGCCACTCACGTGAAGAGCACGTGGGTTCCTTCTTCTCATCGTCGCTCCGTGAGCCGCTCTTCTTCTTCGTCTTCCGACAGGAACAAGAAGCTCAAAATCGATTCTTCCGACAAACCCAAAAGTGTCGAGATCGTTCCGACAACCACTTCTCGCCAAG AGACAAGCTTCAAGGAAGGATTGCCAGGGAAAATCGAAGCTCCGGCGGTTTTTAAACGGACGAGAGTAACGGCAGTAAGCAACAACGAACAAGCAGAGATCGGTTATCAAGCGACTGTAACCATAAGTGGCCATGCCTTCAAAGGCTTTCTTCATTACTATGGTGTTGATCACAACAAATCATTTCCATGTCTTTCTAATAAATGA
- the LOC106311877 gene encoding protein NRT1/ PTR FAMILY 5.4 produces MADSTSLIVNKQTKGGWNAAVFIMVVEMTERFAFYGLASNLMTFLTNELGQSTATAAKHINTWLGVSYLFPILGAFLADSILGRFKTVLLSSFVYLLGMVMLPLSVTVVAPRLREKAFFMALYVMAVGEGGHKPCVMTFAADQFGEASAEEKATKTSFFNYWYLSIVLGSSIAVLALIFIQERVSWLAGFSVIAGSVGIAVLIFLIGIPRYQKQVPVGSPLTRVAQVIVAASKKWRLSTTRHHYGICYEEGTEEDKSESTNAHLLARTNQFRFLDKATIIDEVDNTSNKSRNPWRLCPVNQVEEVKLILRLVPIWISLIMFSATLTQLNTFFLKQGSMMNRTIGDHFTIPPAAFQSIVGVTILIFIPLYDRVFVPNVRKITNHHSGITSLQRIGVGLFIATFNMMLCGFVEAKRLRIARDHGLIDSPKQVVPMSSLWLLPQYILVGIGDVFTIVGMQELFYDQMPETMRSIGAAIFMSVVGVGSFVSTGIISAVQTISKSHGEEWLVNNLNRAHLDYFYWVIASLNAVSLCFYLFMANRFVYKKVQDKDDDDVEGEREE; encoded by the exons ATGGCAGATTCTACTTCCCTCATTGTCAACAAACAAACCAAAGGAGGATGGAACGCTGCCGTTTTCATCATGG TTGTGGAAATGACAGAGAGATTTGCGTTCTACGGTCTCGCAAGCAACTTGATGACATTTCTAACGAATGAGCTAGGCCAGTCCACGGCCACGGCAGCCAAACACATCAACACATGGCTCGGCGTTTCTTACCTTTTCCCCATTCTCGGGGCGTTTCTAGCTGACTCAATCCTAGGCCGCTTTAAAACCGTTCTCTTGTCGTCCTTTGTTTATCTCCTG GGAATGGTAATGTTACCATTGTCGGTGACGGTGGTGGCACCACGGCTAAGAGAAAAAGCGTTCTTTATGGCGTTGTATGTGATGGCGGTTGGAGAAGGAGGGCATAAGCCATGCGTCATGACCTTTGCGGCTGACCAGTTCGGAGAGGCTAGTGCAGAGGAGAAGGCAACCAAGACATCATTCTTTAATTATTGGTACTTGTCCATTGTCCTTGGTTCTTCCATAGCTGTTCTTGCCCTCATCTTCATTCAG GAACGAGTGAGTTGGTTAGCAGGATTCAGCGTAATAGCAGGAAGTGTAGGAATAGCTGTACTCATATTTCTGATCGGTATTCCGAGATATCAAAAACAAGTTCCGGTGGGAAGCCCTCTCACGAGAGTTGCTCAAGTCATCGTAGCTGCTTCTAAGAAATGGCGACTAAGCACCACACGCCACCACTATGGCATATGCTACGAGGAAGGCACGGAGGAGGACAAGTCGGAGTCAACGAATGCCCATCTTCTTGCCAGAACCAATCAGTTCAG ATTCCTGGACAAAGCTACAATCATTGATGAGGTTGATAATACGTCGAACAAAAGTAGAAACCCATGGAGATTATGTCCCGTGAACCAAGTGGAAGAAGTAAAGCTAATATTGAGGCTCGTACCGATTTGGATAAGCTTGATAATGTTTTCTGCTACACTTACTCAGCTCAACACATTCTTCTTAAAGCAAGGAAGCATGATGAATAGAACCATTGGTGACCACTTCACCATACCTCCTGCTGCTTTCCAAAGCATTGTTGGTGTCACCATCCTCATCTTCATTCCCCTTTACGACCGTGTTTTTGTTCCTAATGTTAGAAAGATCACGAATCACCATTCTGGAATCACATCTCTCCAGAGAATCGGCGTTGGCTTATTTATTGCTACTTTCAACATG ATGTTGTGTGGTTTTGTGGAGGCAAAGAGACTTAGAATTGCGAGAGATCATGGACTAATTGACTCTCCAAAACAAGTTGTTCCAATGAGTAGCTTGTGGTTACTTCCACAATACATACTAGTGGGTATTGGAGATGTATTCACTATTGTTGGTATGCAAGAGCTTTTCTATGATCAAATGCCTGAAACTATGAGAAGTATCGGTGCAGCCATCTTCATGAGCGTTGTTGGAGTTGGGAGTTTTGTTAGTACTGGAATCATATCTGCCGTTCAGACTATCAGCAAAAGCCATGGTGAAGAATGGCTAGTCAACAACCTTAACAGAGCACATCTTGATTACTTCTATTGGGTCATCGCGTCGCTTAACGCTGTGAGTCTCTGCTTTTACTTGTTTATGGCTAACCGATTTGTCTACAAGAAAGTTCAAGACAAAGATGATGATGATGTTGAAGGAGAAAGAGAAGAGTGA
- the LOC106311880 gene encoding F-box protein SKIP5-like, translating to MEIPKISKVDKLIAEPRMKKKRMKPESLTSLNNLDDGCLMHILSFLSPIPDRYNTALVCHRWRYLACHPRLWLRVDPFVKDLSLPGVFHSIESAVSAARPGDTILIVAGGSHRVSNIQIKKPLCLIGSGEIPDETTLVCSRGSDSALELLSTCKLANLTVKAELGCCLLHRSGRLTIDGCVLQCETNPLDHLSCPIVSTAGGDEEDNLSRHVEVKETVDEKIKGNSVTVLQTRIEGGAKAVATSGDLVLQRVRVMYSKDYLYFWFDVDQE from the exons ATGGAGATTCCTAAAATCTCAAAGGTTGACAAGCTAATCGCCGAGCCGAGGATGAAGAAGAAGAGAATGAAACCTGAATCTCTCACATCTCTTAACAATCTCGATGATGGTTGCCTCATGCACATCCTCAGCTTCCTCTCTCCGATTCCTG ATAGGTATAACACAGCACTCGTTTGCCACAGATGGAGATATCTGGCTTGTCACCCTCGCTTGTGGCTACGAGTCGACCCTTTCGTGAAGGATTTATCCCTCCCTGGAGTTTTCCACAGCATTGAATCAGCTGTGTCTGCTGCCAG ACCTGGCGATACCATTTTAATAGTGGCTGGTGGAAGTCATCGCGTTTCCAATATTCAGATTAAAAAGCCCCTTTGTCTG ATTGGTAGTGGCGAGATTCCTGATGAAACCACCCTTGTATGTTCTAGAGGATCAGACAG TGCCCTGGAGTTGCTATCAACCTGCAAGCTAGCGAATCTAACAGTAAAAGCCGAGCTTGGCTGCTGCTTGCTTCACAGGAGTGGAAGGCTAACGATTGATGGATGTGTGCTTCAATGTGAAACAAACCCTTTGGATCATCTTTCATGCCCAATTGTGAGCACTGCTGGAGGAGATGAAGAAGATAACTTGAGCCGCCATGTGGAAGTTAAGGAAACTGTTGATGAAAAGATTAAGGGAAACAGTGTGACTGTTTTGCAGACAAGGATTGAGGGAGGTGCAAAGGCTGTTGCTACTAGCGGAGACTTGGTATTGCAGCGTGTTCGAGTCATGTACTCGAAGGATTACCTCTATTTCTGGTTTGATGTAGATCAGGAGTGA